The genomic segment AAAATCCAAATTCAAAGATGCATATAGTAGAAATTGCTAATAAAGCATTTATCTTCATGGAAAGCGTTGACAAAGACAAAAGGCTTGACATTCTCACACACAAATACCAGAAGTAACCCAGAAACTgggtttgtttttgttttttacaACAAAATTCGTCAAAACATCGAGTGGTCTAAAGTAATACCCAACtcgattttattataattagaacATCATGGAAAACGCGATTAGCACGCCAAAAAGTATTATTAGCATTACTTGGTTGAGGCCATGTGCTTGATCAGATCGACCACACGGGAACTGCGATAGAACAGGAAATTAATCAGTAGCAGATACTTGACAAATGTAACTTGATTTTGCAAACACTATGAGTCTGCTAAAGGATACGTTAGAACTACCTGTAGCCCCATTCATTGTCATACCAAGAGACAAGCTTGACGAAGGACTTATTCAAAGCAATGCCGGCCTGGGCATCGAAAATACTTGACCTGCAAATTTGACAATTATATATTCCATTAGTTTCCAAGGACACGTTGATTTGTTGGCTATAGTAAGAACAGACGTTCAACAACattcaaataaaaattcaatGAGCAGCAGGAACCTGGCCTTGAAGCCAAACAGAGAGCTTCTCAGTATAAGAGAATAGATTGACAAGATGCGCACCTGCTGTCACCAACAAAGTCAGTGGACACGACATGATCTTCAGTGTAGCCTAAGATTCCTTTCAAATTTCCCTCAGATTCCTCCCTAGTCAAAGCCAACACATGGTTATCAAAATATGGAGACATTCTGAGTTCCCCACAAATCCTCATTCAGAATAGCCAAGAAAACAATTacataaattgaagaaaaactgTCATTCGTACTTGATAGCTGCCTTGATTTGTTCATATGTGGCCTCCTTCTCCAATCTCACAGTGAGATCAACTACAGAAACATCAACAGTTGGTACACGGAATGACATCCCAGTCAATTTTCCATTCAGAGCTGGAAGAACTTTGCCAACAGCCTTCCAATAAAACAGCAAAACAAAAGCATGTATCAACGGTCTGATAAAGCTCAACCCCGGAGAAGAAAACGAGATGAACTCATCTTTTTCAAACAAATTAATCAAAACTAAAACAATAGGACAAATAATGGAGAGATACTTTTGCAGCTCCAGTGCTGCTGGGAATGATGTTGAAAGAAGCAGCTCTACCACCCCTCCAGTCTTTGGCAGATGGTCCATCAACAGTCTTTTGAGTGGCTAGATGGGAGACAAATCATAGTTAGCggcaagaaaaataataaaaataaggaAAACAAACAGTACACACCTGTAATAGAGTGCACGGTTGTCATAAGACCTTCTATAATTCCAAATCTATCATTGATAACCTGGAAGTTCAAAGTGTTATAATCTCAAAGGAGATGTTTCGAAACATAAGCATGAAAATCTGATGGGAAACAGAGGCAACAAACCTTAGCCAAGGGAGCAAGACAGTTGGTGGTACAACTTGCATTGGAAACAACATTGAGATCTGCAGTGTATTCCTTCTCATTGACACCAACAACAAACATGGGTGCATCCTTGCTCGGAGCAGAAATAACGACTTTCTTTGCACCACCCTGTTATCTCACGAAGTTAAAGGAAAGAATTTACTTAATGAAGGCAAAGTGCAGAATTTCTTCTCAAGTTAACAACGCTATTTTGTACGAGTCACATAAGAAATTACATATATGTTGAGATGTCAATCAATAATAAATGTTCAAAATATCTCTCTACTGCCTTTATATCTTTTGCCAACCAACTAGCAATTATTACATATGTTCTACATAATGAAATAAACTCATAACAGCAAGCAGGTCTAGTAAATACAGGCAATGCAACATCTAGCAATATGAAGAGATGAAATGTCTAACACAAAAAACAACAGGTTAATCCATTCTCCGTGTATACAAAAACAAATCATGTGCATcaacaattaatcaaacaaGCCTGCATTCAAACCACCaaagaattttaaaacatatGGACTGCTCAACAAATAACCTGCCATACAGATAATGATAAACCTAAGAAGTTATAAATAAACACAGAAATAAGACCCAGTCTCACAACTGTTTGACAATCTTAATCTCAAACCTTTAAATGAGCAGCAGCCTTGTCCTTATCAGTGAATACTCCAGTTGATTCGACAACATACTCAGCACCAGCTTCAGCCCATGGAATCTCCTCAGGATTCCTTCAAATACCATCAATAATTGAAGATCCAATTAgctacaaacacacacacacacaaaaattcCAGGATCAGATGAAGCTATGAGCCTTACCTGATGCCAAAAACGGAAACCGGTCTCTCCCCAAAGAGAAGGGTTTTCTCATCCTTAACCTTCAGCTCGTGGTGCTTCCATTGACCATGAACGCTGTCATACTTGAACATGTAGGTCTACAGAAACATAGAAAACGCATACAAAGTCATCAATATAAGTAAGGTACAGCCAAATAATGGCTCTTACAAACCCCAGATCGATGCCCATTTCGCaccttaaataaaataatataagtaTCCACTATAACTGTTCAATGTTTCTAGACTATAAAATAATCTAACATCCATGAACAAATAGTTCAAATCAGATCCACACGGTAAATTCTTTATCCATACATCAGCTGCCAATACAGAAAATCACCATAACTATTAAATCAAAAGAAATCAAAAAATATCCAAACATTCTACTAACCCATTTCCACAAAAAcacatgacaaaaaaaaaaccaaaaacaaaAGTACCATGTAGTCAACGGTGATGAAGGGATCGTTGACTGCAACCAGCTCAACATCGTCTCTTTGAAGGACCACCCTCGCCACCAATCGCCCAATTCTTCCAAACCCTATAATAAACAATCAACGAGGATTCGTCCATCTTCAACCACCAATAATTCGCACAAACagcaaaaaaaaaactcaaatcaatatcgaAATATTCAAGATCAGATCTAGTACCGTTGATTCCGATCTTAATCTTGGctgcaccaaaaaaaaaaaaaaaaaaaaaattagacagcGAATCGATAATAAAAGGTAACttttgctttaaaaaaaaaaggaaaaattgaaATCAGACAGATTACCCATTTTCTAGAGAGAGGGAAAGATTTCGAGATAAACAATGTGTGTCCGAACTCTGAACTACGAATGGTGAAACCGTGATGTGAAGTGTCTACTTAAAAAGAAAATGGGTAATTATAGCATGTTAGCGGTGTATTACGGCGTAttggtgaaaattttgattgacCGTCGATTGATCGAGCGGTTTGAATCGAGTTATCGGGGATCGTTGATCTTATCTTTTGGAGTGGGGTGCATTTTGATGTGGTGGGGAGGGGTGGTTTTAGGCTCGGGAATATAGTAGGTTCTGGAAGGCGTCTCCTTCGGGTTTGATGGAATATTCGCTAGCGAATAACATTTTCACACCTAAGCTGTGTGCGGGCTGTGGCTTTTGTATCACCTTAATCCCTCCAAAACTAATAATACTTCACATTGGTCCACAATTTGCATATTTGGTCTaagtttaattaaatttttttttgcatatATTATATCAATTTATGAGgacattttattaataaaattaaaaaaaattatatattatattatatgtgtatacttacgaaaatattttctgagaattgatttttagtggtgaaaaataaattatttttagagaACATTTGGAATTAACTATGATAAAAACAAAATACGCTTATTAATGATATTTCTATCTTGTCGAATAATAGTATTATgggtaggtcttttgtgagagggtctcacgaatatttaactgtgagacgggtcaaccctaccgatattgacaataaaaagtaataatttttcatggatgacccaaataagatatataccTCACAAAATACGGCTCGTGAGACCGTAttatacaagtttttgtctggtattattggagaaattaATTCCTCGTCTGAAATATGGACTTAAGCTTGGTTTAGTTGTTATAAGGTTAGAAATTTTTTGACTTATCtcttatggaaaattatattttttaagtggCAAATGCTCGATATATGCTCGTTAGAGTTAGAGTTGTATGTTAGATTTGTATGAATTGTTGTAAGTTGATGCAATCAATTGCATTGACGCGTGTTTTTAAATCGAGTAATAGCAGTTTAGGTCATCTCAAACTTATTGAACTACATTCTATATCATGATATGTGCTACATCTTTGTTATATAAAAATCTTTTATAACTCGTCTACACCACGATAGAATATtgtatgaaaattattttttatttaaacattaatatttctattttttaataattatttatagttttataatatgatgataattaaatcttataacttatatattaaaatttgaactaATTATTTGTTAGTTGTTTTCTTTATTACTTATTAGCTTATTGTTTCGTAGTATTTGTTGTTTGTCATtcataatttttatctttttaaagCACtagtaatttaatttagttgtttgttaattttttttatagttaattgatttcaaatccaagtattaaaattttataattaatatttaacaaTGTTCAAGATAatgtatttaatatttatttaaaattttaaaaaacaagtaaaaattaaaaatctatCATTTAATTACGGCTCGAAAAATTTATGTTCATATATTTTTCGAGCCAGTTCGATTCTTGTAAAGCCCGGTTTGTAATAACTATCACCAAGTATAAACCGGCTCACACGAGGCCCAATAGGATTTCCCGCTTTCGTCTACTCCGCGTTAAAATGTTGGCGCGTGTTTAGCCCACAGAgggaaaataattcaaagttGAGAATCTTGCTTGGGAATCCTCCTCTTCTCCCTCTCACTCCCATTCGCTTCAAGCTACagtgaagaagaaaatgatgGGTAGAGTGCGAGCATCGCCGATAAGCTCCCTGGAACTACTGGAAATGGAAAGGTCGTCTTCCAAGATCTCCAAACACGATTCTCTCTCAATTTATGGTCAGTGCCAccgttttttaaaattaatctcTGTCCATTTTTAAGATTTACTCGTTTCGTAACTTTTTGTGGTTGATTGCTGTGTTACAGTCTCGATTTTTACCGGTTCTAGCTAATACACGCTAACCCAACTATTTTGTGCAGAGAAGTGGAT from the Primulina tabacum isolate GXHZ01 chromosome 16, ASM2559414v2, whole genome shotgun sequence genome contains:
- the LOC142528932 gene encoding glyceraldehyde-3-phosphate dehydrogenase, whose product is MAKIKIGINGFGRIGRLVARVVLQRDDVELVAVNDPFITVDYMTYMFKYDSVHGQWKHHELKVKDEKTLLFGERPVSVFGIRNPEEIPWAEAGAEYVVESTGVFTDKDKAAAHLKGGAKKVVISAPSKDAPMFVVGVNEKEYTADLNVVSNASCTTNCLAPLAKVINDRFGIIEGLMTTVHSITATQKTVDGPSAKDWRGGRAASFNIIPSSTGAAKAVGKVLPALNGKLTGMSFRVPTVDVSVVDLTVRLEKEATYEQIKAAIKEESEGNLKGILGYTEDHVVSTDFVGDSRSSIFDAQAGIALNKSFVKLVSWYDNEWGYSSRVVDLIKHMASTK